Genomic DNA from Gilliamella sp. ESL0441:
TCATTATCAAGCAGATAACTATCCATTGCCGTGTGACATTTAGGACAACGCTTACGAGCTCTTAACGCATCAGTTTCGGCTGTTTCTGACTCTTCTAAAATATTTAGGGTTTCATGTTCTGGGATTAAGTTAATTGTTTGCTTACAACGCTCTTTAGGCGGTAATGCATAACCGGAACAAGCAAGGAACACACCCGTCCCAGCCGTTTTAATGCCCATTTCACGTCCACAATTTGGACAGGTTATTTCTGGCGTTAAGACTAAAGGATTTAATTGCATTCCCCCTTTGTCTGGCGTTTGTTCAGCAATTTCCAGATGTTTACTAAAATCACTAAAAAACTGATCGAGTACTTCTCGCCATTCTTGTTTTTTATTGGCAATTTCATCCAGTGCATCTTCCATGCGTGCCGTGAAATCATAGCTCATAAGATCATTAAAATTCTCATTTAAGCGATCTGTAACAATTTCACCAATTTTTTCAGCATAAAAACGACGATTATCTAAACGTACATAGCCCCGATCTTGAATAGTTGAAATGATCGTTGCATAAGTTGATGGTCGTCCTATTTCACGCTTTTCAAGCTCTTTTACTAATGACGCTTCATTATAACGTGCAGGTGGTTTAGTAAAGTGTTGATTCGGATTTAAGCTGATTAAATCCAATTTATCATCGACATTAACCGCCGGTAAAATTTTATCGTCACTATTTTTTGATAATTGAGGTTGCACTTTTGTCCAACCATCAAAGCGTAATGTACGTCCCTTCGCTTTTAAAATAAAATCTCCCGCTTTTACGGTGATTGTGGTGGAATTGTATTCGGCAGCGGTCATTTGACAAGCAACAAACTGTCGCCAAATAAGCTGATAGAGTTTGCACGCATCAGCGTCAACATCGCTAAGCTTATCAGCCAGTATTGTTACATCTGATGGACGAATGGCTTCATGCGCCTCTTGCGAATTCTTTTTACTGCTGTAAACATTAGCAGATTTTGGCAGGTATTTATCCCCAAAATTCTGACCAATATAATCACGCACCATAGTCAATGCATCTTGACTTAAATTGGTTGAATCCGTACGCATATAGGTGATATAACCTGCTTCATAAAGACGCTGAGCTAACATCATCGTCTTTTTAACACCAAACCCTAAACGGGTACTTGCTGCCTGTTGCAAAGTGGAGGTAATAAAGGGTGCTGTCGGATTGCTTTTGGTTGGTTTTTCTTCAATATTGGTAACATGGTACTGGCTTTTATTAAGTTCAGCCAATGCAATATCGATCGCTACTTTATCTTTTGGCTCAAATGCTTCATTTTTATAATGTGTCACTTGTAACGTTAATTGCGCTTTATTCTGCGTCATTAAATCAGCATACAGATCCCAATACTCTTCGGGAATAAAGGCATGAATTTCACGCTCACGTTCAACGACAAGTCTAACAGCAACCGATTGGACACGCCCCGCAGATAAACCTCGAGCCACTTTTTTCCAAAGTAATGGCGAAAGCATAAAGCCCACAACCCGATCCATAAAGCGACGAGCCTGCTGAGCATTTACCCGATCCATATCTAACATAGATGGTTTATTAAATGCATTTTTAATGGCTGTTTTCGTAATTTCGTTAAATACTACACGACGGTACTTATTGTCATCGCCACCAATCACATCTTTTAAATGCCAGGCGATAGCTTCCCCTTCTCTATCCAAGTCGGTTGCGAGGTAAATCATATCGGCATCTTTAGCCAATTTTTTAAGTTCTGATACAACACGTTCCTTACCGGGTAGAATCTCATAATGTGCTTTCCAACCATGATAAGGATCTACGCTCATGCGACTGACTAACGCTTCTTTTTCTGAGCGTTTTACTTTCTTCTCGGCTTTATCTTTAGTCGTTTTCTCAGCGCGTTGGCTACTACCACTAACGGGTAAATCTCGAATATGCCCCACACTTGATTTTACAACATACTCTTTGCCAAGATATTTATTAATTGTTTTTGCTTTAGCTGGTGATTCCACAATAACAAGGGATTTTCCCATAATTAAACCTATTTATCCTGTAGTTTGTGTTATTTACTGTTACGCTTCACATCAAGAAGTGACAGTAAATCATCTTTTATTGTTGATACTTTTGTCGCATATTGTTCTTTTTGCTCAGCATCTTCAATAAGTTGCGTAATGGTTTGTGACAACGTACAACCACGGCGTTTAGCTAAATTCGCTAAGCGTTGCCAAACTAAAAATTCCAAATCGATGGACTTCTTCCGTGTATATTGTTGTTCTGCGTTAAAATGTCGTTTTCGTTTTGCCCGTATAGTCTGCTTCATGCGATTATCTAAATCGGGATTCAAATGCGATTTTATCCAATCAACAACGCTTGTTGGATTATGTTCTAACAGTAATAATTCATTTACGGCATGTTGAGCAGCACTTTTTTCAATATAGCGAGTTATTGGCTCGCCCTCTAGATGTTTTTTTACTAAATAGTGCCACTTCCAACCACATTCAAGGTTTTCGAGTTGTTGATATTTCATTTGTTCACCTTGTGACGCTGTAACTATAGAGATTATATGTAGCATAATCGTTTTACACAATAAAGAAAATTATTGCATTTGACAAATTTTTTATAAATCTGGTATCGTTCACCTTTTATATCGTTCTTTATTTAAGGAATCAAAAATAATGGTTAAAGCTGATGTTATTTATATTAATGGCTATATTTATACAGCAGATAAAAAAGATACAGTTTGTGAAGCGATAGCAATCAAAAATGGTTACATAATAGCAACAGGCTCCACAGATGAAATAAATAGCCATCACTATGTTGATAATGATACAGCAATTTACGATCTTCATGGTAAAACGATGATGCCGGGGATAATCGACTCACACCTTCATACTTTTTGGGGTGGCATGCAATTGACCTCATGTAATTTGAATTATCAAAGTTTAACCGTTGAGGATACTTTAGCAATTATTCAAAAACACTTGGATAAAGACAGTCAGAATAATAGCACACAATGGCTACAAGTTCGAGGCTGGTTAAGGCAAGAAGTGTTACCAATTGGTACCGATATTACCCGCTTCGATCTGGATAAACTCAATACTCAGCGACCGGTAATCCTTTTTTCTAACGATTGTCATACGTTAGTTGCTAATAGTATTGCGTTGCAAAAATTTGGTTTGGATAGAAACACACCCGAACCGACAGATGGAAAAATTGGCAGAACACAAGACGGTGAACTTAATGGCATTTTAGAAGATGCACCGGCTATGCGAGCTTTTGATAGCATATCAAAACTGACGGAAGAACAAGCCGCACATATTGCTAAATTAGCACAAGCCGAATTAAACAAACAAGGCGTAACAGCCGTGATGGACGCTCGGATAACCGAAACGCAAGCCGATGCCTTTTTGAAGTTGCAACAGCAAGATCAACTTACCATTCGGTTATTTGGTGCACGAGAGTTACCGCCAGATGATGTGACATCCATTGAAGCTATTCCGGCATTACTCGAAAAAGTTAAACAGTTTGCAAACCGTTATGATGATAAAA
This window encodes:
- the topA gene encoding type I DNA topoisomerase translates to MGKSLVIVESPAKAKTINKYLGKEYVVKSSVGHIRDLPVSGSSQRAEKTTKDKAEKKVKRSEKEALVSRMSVDPYHGWKAHYEILPGKERVVSELKKLAKDADMIYLATDLDREGEAIAWHLKDVIGGDDNKYRRVVFNEITKTAIKNAFNKPSMLDMDRVNAQQARRFMDRVVGFMLSPLLWKKVARGLSAGRVQSVAVRLVVEREREIHAFIPEEYWDLYADLMTQNKAQLTLQVTHYKNEAFEPKDKVAIDIALAELNKSQYHVTNIEEKPTKSNPTAPFITSTLQQAASTRLGFGVKKTMMLAQRLYEAGYITYMRTDSTNLSQDALTMVRDYIGQNFGDKYLPKSANVYSSKKNSQEAHEAIRPSDVTILADKLSDVDADACKLYQLIWRQFVACQMTAAEYNSTTITVKAGDFILKAKGRTLRFDGWTKVQPQLSKNSDDKILPAVNVDDKLDLISLNPNQHFTKPPARYNEASLVKELEKREIGRPSTYATIISTIQDRGYVRLDNRRFYAEKIGEIVTDRLNENFNDLMSYDFTARMEDALDEIANKKQEWREVLDQFFSDFSKHLEIAEQTPDKGGMQLNPLVLTPEITCPNCGREMGIKTAGTGVFLACSGYALPPKERCKQTINLIPEHETLNILEESETAETDALRARKRCPKCHTAMDSYLLDNERKLHICGNNPICDGSLVEKGNFKVKSYEGPIIECEKCGSEMHLKSGRFGLYMGCTNPDCKNTRKILKNGDVAPPKEDPVDLPELKCTKSDAHFVLRDGASGIFLAAHNFPKSRETRAPLIEELQRFKDRLPEKFMYLTEAPSKDPDGNPSIVRFSRKSKQQYVTSEVNGKSTGWVMQYVDGKWINSKK
- the matP gene encoding macrodomain Ter protein MatP gives rise to the protein MKYQQLENLECGWKWHYLVKKHLEGEPITRYIEKSAAQHAVNELLLLEHNPTSVVDWIKSHLNPDLDNRMKQTIRAKRKRHFNAEQQYTRKKSIDLEFLVWQRLANLAKRRGCTLSQTITQLIEDAEQKEQYATKVSTIKDDLLSLLDVKRNSK
- a CDS encoding amidohydrolase, producing the protein MVKADVIYINGYIYTADKKDTVCEAIAIKNGYIIATGSTDEINSHHYVDNDTAIYDLHGKTMMPGIIDSHLHTFWGGMQLTSCNLNYQSLTVEDTLAIIQKHLDKDSQNNSTQWLQVRGWLRQEVLPIGTDITRFDLDKLNTQRPVILFSNDCHTLVANSIALQKFGLDRNTPEPTDGKIGRTQDGELNGILEDAPAMRAFDSISKLTEEQAAHIAKLAQAELNKQGVTAVMDARITETQADAFLKLQQQDQLTIRLFGARELPPDDVTSIEAIPALLEKVKQFANRYDDKNWQPKPGIKISHTKLFVDGVMQAPLMTARLLQPYQLEDEKDRYGDLYYSTEMLNALILESSRAGFHPHMHTVGEGAIEVVLDAIEKMRQALPDADIRPSTAHNELSAAHQYARYKQLNACVVFSFQWAGCSDAMVEQYQTLFGEKRYNGLEAHGQYIDAGVNCAFGSDWPIDPLNEWYDFQIAMTRQIDAQHPRLNSDRNLTATEVLRCATIGAAYVLKQDEYIGSIEKGKFADLIILDRNPFTIPATDMQNVKVLTTIVGGKTVYQQDS